AGTAAGTTCAATGAGTGGTTTTCTTTTCTCACATTTTCTGTTTCTCCTTGTCTGTTCCTGATTTTTTTCGGGGAATTACTAAAAAGTTCTTTCAAACATTCCACTCAGAACTCTGACTGTGAAAGTGAGAATGAACCGAAGCTTTAAACAAGATAAATGAGGTACATTTGTAACCTCCGCATAAGGAATGCATGCCATCTTTTTGCAACAAGGATCTTTATACTACATCACTATCAAAAAACTGTAACTACCTGTAGGAAACTGTTGCGTACTATCACAAAGATATTTGACGCCATTTATCTACCTGCAACATGTAACCTACGTCATACAAAATCAAACTATTCAATACTTTTCGGGTACCGTCAGACCGCCTAGGCGTCCATTTAACATTCggaacaaaattaaaacactttGAGCGCAAACAATCGAAAGCAAACGCGTGTACGTGCGCTGCATTCGGAGCAATAAAAATCGGAAAATTGTTGAACGCATTAAATTTTTAGAGCCTCGTAAAATACAACAAAAGTTATTGGCAGATTTTTTATTCGGCGTAAAGTTGAGTGTTGAATATTCATACGTGGTTTGATGCACGGATCAACGGTCCCCGTTGTCCGAAATAATATTTGtcaaaagttaatattatattgtgacGTCATGAATTGGGTACGTCCGCATTCGTATTTTGTATGATTCCCGTTACACGGTTATTGGAAAACTTTATTACCGTAggattatgaataaatataaaactggtGAATGCttaattttataccaaaatggatctgtagtttttatttagttatccATTGCAAAGTGCAGTCGTATTTTTAAACTGCACTTTGCAATGGAGATTTAtgtaaatgttaaaatttagttttatttagaaaCAGCTATTCAAAGCAACAAGAAAATGAATTAAACTATTCGGTTCATGACGTATGCTTTATTAATTATCCATCCTTCATTTCATGGGATTATCCACCGCGAATATGGTCTAATGAATTATGGTCCAGCTCATAATTTTTCAACTTATTGCCGCTGTCCCACGTTATAATATGATGTCTGCACAAAATGTCTGCTTCAAacattatgttttgtttgtggCATATTTGTAACAACTGTCTGATCCTCTTAGCAAcatattgatataataatatagtaaaataaaacatctgCTTATTCTAATTGTTAAGACTATCGGTTCAGTGAAATAGAAATTAGAAATAGTTCAGATTAATATAAACTCACTCAAATATCGAGTTGATGTCACCCATAAGCTGTTTGCCGGAATTACGTGAATTACCCAAGAGGACGGTACAAAACCAATAAACTTTTAACACAATTTCATTCAACTAATCATCAAAGCAACTAAAAAAACTcataagtgtgtttgtttgtcctttcttaaagccttaactaagcaaccgatcaacttgatttttagcaaatAATGCAGTTTTTTGGTACCTGAGGATAGAAGTATGTATTGAGTAATTTAATAGCCGTATTTGTAGTATCTTcgaatgaaattaatttttctgCGTCATAATGAGATTTAGAGACCTTGAAACATAATTCCGTTGACTTAATAGACACGATTTATTCTCAAAATTACGTATAACATGATGTACCATCATTTGGCAGCGTTCCCGGAAGATATAAAATTACGATGAGCTTCTATGCCGGATCGCGGGAAATTGGAATTTGTTAATGCACTAACAGATATTGCATTACTGAAGATATTTGATCTGAAAGCCATAATTAACATCTATATGTTGATGAGCAAGATATATGAAAGAATACCTcgctataaataattttattaatcgtTTACCGCCTCGCTACGCTTTGATACCTTTTTTCGCATATAATACGACTGATTCTGAAAGAGGGAGATTGTGGGACTCGTTATACAATGTTAACCAAACAAATTAAATTCACtttaccgtcttagactgcatcatcactttccagcaggtgagattgcattgaagggctaatttgtagtggagtTCCAAAGTCCTAGGTCTTGAGCCACTTAtccattcatcatcatttcagcctACGGAGGTCATTCTCAGAAAGCTATACCACACCCAATAAATTGCTTATGCATTCTGTTAAAGatacttaaaatctaataataaaatatttgaaacgaATTACTTTTATTCGTTGAATatctaacaaaatatttatcttatcaCTTGCCATTAAAACCAAAACAACCACATATAATTATGAGGCTATGTTCCAGATTTTGTAAATTATCACATTCTTCAACAAAAGGGTCTTTGTTTGCATTCTCAACGTACATTATACGGTTTCTTTGTATTGCCATATTGTAGTATCTTAATGTGAGAAGATAAAACCAACAAATGTTTTGGATGTGCATTTGAAATGTAGCATgcgtattttgttataataatctCATAATGTATACGAAACCCCTTATAAAATCTCTACGTATTGGAACCgtgtatgtatatgtaatgATTTGTTCACATTTCTGGAATGAAGCAAATACATTTTAGCACTGCTCTGTAATGAATGCAACATTATTCCAGTAACTGAAACGGATCTctttatgataaatatttgcCATATGgttaatttttaaagatttttcatTATAAACGCCATTACAAAGTCCATTGCAACAAGCTGGATATGGCaagataaaaacaataaattaattaccgCACttagtatgtattaaataaatgaattttcattaaTTACAGGAGACCTACTTTGCTGTTTTAATATTCCTGCTGGGGAATAATGAGGCAGTAAGATTACATAATCTATTTCAATTTTTGGATGGTTACAAATCTGAACACAACTTACAAGGTTTCCTACACATCGGCGAAGACTACGCTGTTTTTTTGAGGAAACCAAAATCccatgataaattattaatatacgaGCTGGATGAAGCTAAAAACGTTGAAAACACTAGCAATAAACCAAGATTGCTTGCGATATCACAAGTGCCCGTTGAATACATTAAAGAACAACTCAAGAAATATAGAGAAGAGTTGTATAGAGCGAAGTATGTCGATAACAATGTTGTGCCAGGCACTGAAGTGAAAACGTTAAGAGAATGGCAGATTGACAGAGCTTTAGATTTACAAAAAGGATTAATTGCTGCGAAACCGGTGATACTGAGGACTTTAgtacttcaataaataattaaatatccaaAAAGGATTTGGTATTTTGGTTTCAATAGCACAAATGTTGCTGAAAGTACACTGCATTATCTAAGCACCTATTCTTATTGCTGTGACTGATGATTAATTGTTATCAATCCAATATCGGCCCACTATaaggcacgtgtctcctcccagaTCGAGAAAATTTTACCGTAATTCACTGTGGCCTAAAACAGATTGGAAGGCTTCACACGcgacattattgagaactcttaggcgtacagatttcttcacgatgttgcACCAAACTCAGTCTCAAGAGGTCGCTTAAATTATAGTAATAGGTCGGATAAATAgtttgcaataaattaaaatttaatacgtCATACCTACTGTAATCCAAGTAATCCTGTTGATGTCAATTCGCAAAGCAATTAGGATTAACTAGTATAGTAACAACTGTGATACTTTTTATTGTgctaataacaaaattaaaatagcagAACTAATTGTGGGATGAGGTGCTAATTTAACTTCATGCTCTGCAAGTCGATTTTTATTGTCAactattttttcataattttttttaacatggaAAAAGAGTATTAATAGcagttttaatagtttaaagactaaacaaaaataacgaaaaattattgaattaactATATTTTACATCAACATACTACCAGCATATTCATGAATACTAAACTAACATTCTAAGCTCCAATACGATGGGTAGGGTTACTATCAGGAATGCATTTGCGTACAGAATACCTTTTATATCCTCTATACGTGCGGCAACACCGAGCTCACTGATTTacttacattttgtatttttgtacgTCAACGAGGTTTTGAACCTTAAAACGCTTATTTGCCTCCCATTTTGACGGGCAACTTTTTGTTACTCGGAATACATAttcattgtattaaaaataatcggagttttataataataataataataataataataataaaattttatttcaggcatagcccatatagTGTGCACTTAAcagcttttaaaaataacataaaatgaagcacaaattaaattaacaataataataataataataataaaaataattaaaattaataaaatactaataattaataattaaaccgaaacaaatattaaaataaataaatataatgttagtaacaatACAAAACCACTATCCTATGTTAGACAACTTAAATCCTAAACTATACCGGCCCAACAAACCAAGCTCTGGGGGTGGCCCTCCTATAGCCCGTGTgtgcaccattccagcacctccaACAAAAACCCATATCAGTTTTTATGTTGCTATAGTAGTGAGTTATTAAAAAAGCTCTTCAAAATAACATTCAGTTGTATTTGAAATTCTGGCTTTCCATGTGATTGTGTCTTTGACTTTCCCCTACAGTACTTTAATTGGTTTTTCGCATTGTACCTAGTCTTATTCCTCATTGCATTTTTGGATATTAGATAAGAAGcatataatatttcatagtaTGTCCTTGCATTTTGTAAatctaaatttctttaaaacataaatattgttggcttgtaaaataaattaaaatatcaaaatttataaCACTTAACTTAAGTAGACTAAAAAATATTCCGGTCTTATTGTACGTACTAAATAATAACTAACAACGCATATTAAGTATAAAGGATGggcttttaataaaactaaaaactaggtataattaaaaatctataagTTTAGTTACACTAATATTTTTCTGTAACATCAGTCATAACTCATAATTTATACTTGGTATGCTATAATCTGCCCAAACCAAAGCTTTTCCCAGATTTGTCTGGTATTGGTGGATTGATATTAGGCAAGCAAGTTTAACTATGTTTTCATTATGTATGATGAACTTTTGCTTTCCAATCAAAGTATTTGCCACATTTATGACTAAAATTCCCCTTTACTATCCAAGTAAATGTTTGAGTTAAACATGCTGGGAGTAGTTAAAATAATAGACGGGTGGTATTTTAGGCTTTCGGTTCTATATTGTTCTATCGAAAGTCCTTAAATCCGAGAGTTAAGGTCGAATATGAGAGCTTATGCTAATTCAGGTAAAAGCTGTATAAAACTACTTTTGAAAACAAATTTGGTCTGCAATAGACGTTTCATATTGTATTGTACAGGTGTTGCTTACAGTAGGAATATACGAGTTCAATACACGGCTTGATTCATTCCTGAGTAGCCAATATACAGAATTGGTAAACTTCATAAGAATAAATATGAAACCGACAAAGCGGCAAGCAAATATCtccagttttattaaaatcgttcTCAAACTGGCACAATTCACAAACGAGAACCCAATATTAACACACGTAgccaagtggttaggacttcggctccaTTATCGAGGGGCAGAGTttgatcccagcacgcacttctagcTATTCTAAGCTATATGCGATCTaaggtatttaaatatcacttgcttcaacggtgaaggaaaacatcgtgaggaaacctgcttccacagagttctcaaaggcgtgtgaagtcaatcaatccgcactgggccagcgtggtgaactacggtcttaccccttctcactgtgggaggagacccgtgccctgtggtgggccgtaatgggttgatatgatgatgattgtatgGTATATCACTATTTATATCGATTGTTAGATAGCTAAATAGAAAAAGagtgaaaaatattcattctttttctatttatctatctgACATTCTATTGCCTGGGAAATGgctaaaccgatttaaatatttaataagtactAGTACTATATTATCATTTAGCAATCACATTACACATCTATACTGTAACGTTTAACAGTTCAGCACATTTACATTCTAAACTTTCAAAGCTATCTACGAGGAAATGCCGTGTTCAAAGAATGAATGCTGATTATTAAATAAGCAAGCCCGAGTTCACAAAGGAAGTGTTAACAGTAATTTTCAAAAGAACAATTCCAATAACTCACAGAGTATAGCCAGTACAGGAATGTGGCTGGAAGAACACTGATAAGACGCCACTAGATAACTAACCAGGCGGGGGGTTAttacatgaaataaaatgataatgttTTGACATTTTGGAAGGATTTATACACAGTTAGAGGGCTAAAAAGAATACTAAGTTTTTTTGCTTGGTAAAACCTTTAGTGTTACAAGTATGTTTCGGGCTTTAACGGTTTGAAGCGTGAAACGAGGCAATTTATCTTTTGCTTAATGCCCGACCAGTGGCTTTTCGATCTAATTCAATTAGCAACGCGAATATCATAAAATCGATAGAGTATCTTGGGGGAGTTTCATCGCTccatcatttttgttttttcattctTTCGATGTGTTGTTTTTTACCTGAAGTTCCGAAGAACTTAACAATACATTAAGCTGTAAaacaacatattaatataattaagcaACGGCATTAACTACTATTTCATTCaagttgttttaatattatgaattggAATTTCCGAATTGGGATTGTTTTCAATAATGATGTTAAAGTGTTAtcaagtactttttttttttttgtataggtaTTCCAATTATCGTTGAAGTCAACCTACAATGCGCTAAATGCAACCGTAGTGAGAGGTCTAAAACTGTACCAGtttcaatattgtttttatggGTAAACAAGACAATccatgtaaattattattatactattctTTGATATACGATTTGTTTGAATTGTTTTGAATGGTAAAATCTAAcacgttaaaattttaaaagcttttgtcTTCCATTACATATATTCATGGACTCTGAAGGTAATTTTTTGTATACTATTAGTTAAGCTAGCGGTTAACTGTGGGttcattttctgtattttaccTTTACTGTTTGCATCATCGACTGTATATTTGACTGCTCGCTCCTCACAAATAAGTcgcctttaaaatatcactttaagtTATCAGGCCGCTTTTGCATCCTAACATGTTATGTACTGTCTTTGTTTTCATGTATTTTGGTGGAATCAAGTAATTCTATCTTCCTTAATAAACAGGCCATCTAgcgcaaaaatatattttcctaaAATGCCATTTCGTAAATTACTGCATTCAAACACAAATTCTTCAGCTACATAATATTGCTCTACTTTTGTATTGTATAccttactacttttttttctgccgtttttacttttaaatattaagataaCGTTCTTAGTTCTACGTACTATCGtctgcaataaaatttattttcttctttatttaaaaacaaggaaatatttggtttttggtttacttttacataaatttttatttctcctCCGGTGGCTAGGTCATACTTTAATGTAATTTGGAATGTAAAATGTACATTCCTCATTAAACGAACTCTATAATGCAACAGCAACCAGAATGGTGCGTATGGCATACACACCCTTATACTTTGTAATAATGTTAGTATAGATCCAAATGATAGTAATTAACTCTCATTGGCAAATAATTAAGCGGTACTGTTTCGGGTCacacaattataatttaacGTGTTATGACTCTGCGAATGTCGTTTGGTCATCCGCGCACTTTAAAACGATATTGCCCCGTGTATTAAACTCGCAAATGGGTTCGCAAAAGTTCATTAAATTCATCCCAGCGTTTCGTGGAAATTACGCGCACTTTCATGCCATTATGAATGCTGTTCGAAAACTTTTTTGTAatgagtttatttaaataaatccgTTTTAATCAccgtttattaaattatatcgatttatttacaaatttgttATGAAAAACTGTGTAATTAAATGATTTTACTGTGCGGATTACctggaaatatttttaaatcctctGAGAGCGTAAGGAGGaaatttaaataggtttttCCAAGTATTCATCTGTGCAGTTTGGGAAAAGTATTTTTCTAATGGCACCTAAGATTTACTATGCATTACCGGAAGAACAGACAGACCAAAATCTCGGTATGTATtatatgctaatacataaattaaaattaaaataggaatTAAAGATGAATAATTTGGTCATAAAAGGCCAAAAAGTTTATAATTgacattgtaataataattgtaataattaacttaatcgGCTGTAATatctgaatataaatatttttttattgttaaaacttGCATGCCTTTTTATGAGCTAAAACATTGTTCTGTATCTgctttttgtaatatatatagtgCTACaagcttttagaaaataaatgattgtgaTTTTGATTTTGGAATGTCCTTTTCTTGCAATTTCATGAAAGGCaagacaattattcattgtaaagtcaacatctcctgaggatgctccgttttcGGAGCAAAATGTGCGTAGCGGGTGCATTGTTGAAGATCtcttcggtgtggagtataaggattgaagaaactataatttacaccatacagattc
This portion of the Pararge aegeria chromosome 14, ilParAegt1.1, whole genome shotgun sequence genome encodes:
- the LOC120629479 gene encoding uncharacterized protein LOC120629479, which encodes MHGSTVPVVRNNICQKLILYCDVMNWETYFAVLIFLLGNNEAVRLHNLFQFLDGYKSEHNLQGFLHIGEDYAVFLRKPKSHDKLLIYELDEAKNVENTSNKPRLLAISQVPVEYIKEQLKKYREELYRAKYVDNNVVPGTEVKTLREWQIDRALDLQKGLIAAKPVILRTLVLQ